A single Natrinema pellirubrum DSM 15624 DNA region contains:
- a CDS encoding cytochrome D1 domain-containing protein, protein MSRSESPAESVAEHEERIKRHLSASREIAETLEFDDDLSFEMGLPSPGRRTFIKTSGVVAASAALAGCAGDDDDEDDDENDEEAPSAERSETVQLAAKQYEFDPQEIRVPPNTELTIEFTQSTFEENEDFAMHTFYLEDPYDVGPVELPENTNDDVIDSVTFVTDEEGTFQFECNVYCGDGHAQMNGQLYVVPEGESVDKVDFTDMETLKERHEVLKEESELAQEPSHDLDLRDIMVVTERNNASVAMIDTVNDEFMERVENVGKAIHVHDFHPDLPEQTREGAYVYTQSRQGEMYKIDLFDFERVAVADAGTDARDIAVSRDGDYVIGGFYNPNHLVICDAETMEPIKRIPTHTVNPDGESLGSRVCSLYDVPEEGLFLAGLKEGGEVWLIDYTQDDFPVVATIECGRTLHDGFFTEDGRYFMIASQTDNQMDIIDTHERRHVAAIPMDGVPHPGPGALYPDEDLAFTTHAGAPSVGVWNTETWEAEKMIDVRGSGLFIRKHENSDYVWADVILTDTEDDAYVYTIDPETLEVDQEIDCSQWGAAAAIHPEFSRDGEKVYISVWQGENESILVFDPNTGEMLTQIEDLLAPTGKFLGVRAEGH, encoded by the coding sequence ATGTCACGATCCGAGTCACCGGCGGAGTCGGTTGCGGAACACGAGGAACGAATCAAGCGCCACTTGAGCGCTTCGAGGGAGATCGCGGAGACCCTGGAGTTCGATGACGACCTCAGTTTCGAAATGGGGTTGCCCAGTCCGGGCCGCCGGACGTTCATCAAGACCAGCGGCGTCGTCGCTGCGTCGGCTGCGCTGGCGGGCTGTGCCGGCGACGATGACGACGAGGACGACGACGAAAACGACGAGGAGGCGCCGTCGGCCGAGCGGAGCGAAACCGTCCAGTTGGCCGCCAAGCAATACGAGTTCGACCCCCAGGAGATTCGGGTCCCGCCGAACACGGAACTCACGATCGAGTTCACGCAGTCGACCTTCGAGGAGAACGAGGACTTCGCGATGCACACGTTCTACCTCGAGGACCCGTACGATGTCGGGCCCGTCGAACTCCCCGAGAACACGAACGACGACGTCATCGATTCGGTCACGTTCGTCACCGACGAGGAGGGGACGTTCCAGTTCGAGTGTAACGTCTACTGCGGCGACGGGCACGCCCAGATGAACGGCCAACTGTACGTCGTTCCGGAGGGCGAGTCCGTCGACAAGGTTGACTTCACCGACATGGAGACGCTGAAGGAGCGCCACGAGGTCCTCAAAGAGGAGAGCGAACTGGCTCAAGAGCCGAGCCACGACCTCGACCTGCGCGATATCATGGTCGTCACCGAGCGCAACAACGCCTCGGTCGCGATGATCGACACGGTCAACGACGAGTTCATGGAGCGGGTCGAGAACGTCGGGAAGGCGATTCACGTCCACGACTTCCATCCCGACCTGCCGGAGCAAACGCGCGAGGGCGCGTACGTCTACACCCAGTCCCGACAGGGCGAGATGTACAAGATCGACCTGTTCGACTTCGAGCGGGTCGCCGTCGCCGACGCCGGGACGGACGCCCGTGACATCGCCGTCTCCCGGGACGGGGACTATGTGATCGGCGGGTTCTACAACCCGAACCATCTGGTCATCTGCGACGCCGAGACGATGGAGCCGATCAAGCGGATCCCGACCCACACCGTCAACCCGGACGGCGAGAGCCTGGGGAGCCGCGTCTGCTCGCTGTACGACGTCCCCGAGGAGGGACTCTTCCTCGCGGGACTGAAAGAGGGCGGCGAGGTGTGGCTCATCGACTACACGCAGGACGACTTCCCGGTCGTCGCGACCATCGAGTGCGGCCGCACCCTCCACGACGGCTTCTTCACGGAGGACGGCCGCTACTTCATGATCGCCTCGCAGACGGACAACCAGATGGACATCATCGACACCCACGAGCGGCGCCACGTCGCCGCGATTCCGATGGACGGGGTGCCACACCCCGGACCGGGCGCGCTGTACCCCGACGAAGACCTCGCCTTTACCACCCACGCCGGCGCGCCGAGCGTCGGCGTCTGGAACACCGAAACCTGGGAGGCCGAGAAGATGATTGACGTCAGGGGCTCGGGGCTGTTCATCCGGAAACACGAGAACAGCGACTACGTCTGGGCCGACGTCATCCTCACCGACACCGAGGACGACGCCTACGTCTACACCATCGATCCCGAGACCCTCGAGGTCGATCAGGAGATCGACTGTAGCCAGTGGGGCGCCGCGGCCGCGATCCACCCCGAGTTCAGCCGCGACGGCGAGAAGGTCTACATTAGCGTCTGGCAGGGCGAGAACGAATCGATCCTCGTGTTCGATCCGAACACGGGCGAGATGCTGACCCAGATCGAGGACCTGCTGGCACCGACCGGCAAGTTCCTCGGCGTCCGCGCGGAGGGGCACTGA
- a CDS encoding YncE family protein: MTPDTDTVTAANDHSSGAPTIVKNAASSHFSAVDLAAGEVVADLGEGRYPHTALFHPDEPVAYLLYIASAHLEVVDLEALETVQRVEQLGTMPVGSALGPAGDALFVGTAVDLPASSDPGVLAFAIGEDGRLERAGTRPLSRSSGMRIGPDDRLYVGQKTEHEIAVLGADSGLELAAEIPVGAEPHDLYVLAEGLVVANHAGGSSASFVDAAAERVRCTAETGTNPHGFAVADGPDYRYGLFPAREDDRIAVVDLEAVAAGDDSPTERLLEVGTTTGFAATTSDGRYAVVDSYEEPFVTILDLTDLTVADRVEVGGEPLHVVFGPDGEECYVGNMERTDLAVLDTRPLADDRPTDVTVGRRIDGLGAKPSGIFRPEVDQ; this comes from the coding sequence ATGACACCGGATACTGACACCGTCACCGCCGCGAACGACCACTCGTCCGGCGCACCGACGATCGTCAAAAACGCCGCCAGCAGCCACTTCAGCGCGGTCGATCTCGCCGCGGGCGAGGTCGTCGCGGACCTCGGCGAGGGCCGATACCCGCACACGGCGCTGTTTCACCCGGACGAGCCGGTCGCGTACCTGTTGTACATCGCCAGCGCCCACCTCGAGGTGGTCGATCTCGAGGCGCTCGAGACCGTCCAGCGCGTCGAGCAGCTCGGGACGATGCCCGTCGGGAGCGCGCTCGGGCCGGCCGGCGACGCGCTGTTCGTCGGGACCGCAGTCGACCTGCCCGCGTCGTCTGATCCGGGCGTCCTCGCGTTCGCGATCGGCGAGGACGGTCGGCTCGAGCGCGCGGGAACGCGCCCGCTCTCACGGAGTTCCGGGATGCGAATCGGCCCGGACGATCGGCTCTACGTGGGCCAGAAGACGGAACACGAGATCGCCGTCCTCGGTGCCGACTCCGGCCTCGAACTGGCGGCCGAGATCCCGGTCGGGGCGGAGCCACACGACCTGTACGTCCTCGCGGAGGGGCTGGTGGTCGCCAACCACGCCGGCGGATCGTCGGCCTCGTTCGTCGACGCGGCCGCCGAGCGGGTTCGCTGTACCGCCGAGACGGGGACGAACCCCCACGGGTTCGCGGTCGCCGACGGCCCCGACTACCGATACGGCCTGTTTCCGGCCCGCGAGGACGACCGCATCGCCGTCGTCGACCTCGAGGCGGTCGCGGCCGGCGACGACTCGCCGACCGAACGGCTGCTCGAGGTCGGGACGACGACCGGCTTCGCCGCGACGACGTCGGACGGTCGCTACGCCGTCGTCGACTCCTACGAGGAGCCGTTCGTGACGATACTGGACCTGACCGACCTCACCGTCGCCGACCGCGTGGAAGTCGGTGGCGAACCGCTCCACGTCGTCTTCGGGCCCGACGGCGAGGAGTGTTACGTCGGGAACATGGAACGGACCGATCTCGCAGTACTCGACACGCGGCCGCTGGCCGACGACCGCCCGACGGACGTCACCGTCGGCCGCCGAATCGACGGACTCGGCGCGAAACCGAGCGGCATCTTCCGCCCGGAGGTGGACCAATGA
- a CDS encoding radical SAM/SPASM domain-containing protein codes for MIDLTRLIRGLDNRPEQIRYEKRHASDALVPLVVWNTTPACNLQCKHCYFGACDERDSEELSTAEAKSFIDSLAAVNVPVLVFSGGEPFFRDDIAELTRYASEQGIRPIASSNGTFLTEERAQAVADAGMQYVGVSLDGVGATNDEFRGVDGAFERARNGLRNARDAGMGTGIRCTMTEGTVDDVPDVIDLAVEEGIDRVNVFHLIYSGRGGDITDADLSFERTREVVDALYERTKALADTHPDMQILTAGNYADAVYLYHRIREDMPAHADRARKLLFDDGPGRVVKNGDAGPKVVNVDHRGDVHPSMFLSQYTLGNVRERRLDEILADSDLWDELAEPTDHLKGKCGRCPWKEVCGGNSRARAAAVHDDLWAEDPRCYLTEAEYSTDELPTDHAPPVDATAALE; via the coding sequence ATGATCGATCTCACGCGACTCATCAGAGGACTCGACAACCGACCGGAACAGATCCGATACGAGAAGCGCCACGCGAGCGACGCGCTCGTTCCGCTGGTCGTCTGGAACACGACCCCCGCCTGTAACCTACAGTGCAAGCACTGCTACTTCGGGGCCTGCGACGAGCGCGACAGCGAGGAACTGTCGACGGCCGAGGCTAAATCGTTCATCGACTCGCTGGCCGCGGTGAACGTCCCGGTACTCGTGTTTAGCGGCGGCGAGCCGTTCTTCCGGGACGATATCGCCGAACTGACCCGCTACGCGTCCGAGCAGGGGATTCGGCCGATCGCCTCGAGCAACGGGACCTTCCTCACCGAGGAGCGCGCACAGGCGGTCGCCGACGCGGGGATGCAGTACGTCGGCGTCTCGCTTGACGGCGTCGGGGCGACCAACGACGAGTTCCGCGGCGTCGACGGCGCGTTCGAGCGGGCCCGGAACGGGCTTCGCAACGCCCGCGACGCCGGGATGGGGACGGGCATTCGGTGTACGATGACCGAGGGGACTGTCGACGACGTCCCCGACGTGATCGACCTCGCCGTCGAGGAGGGGATCGACCGGGTGAACGTCTTTCACCTGATCTACTCCGGGCGCGGCGGTGATATCACCGACGCGGACTTATCGTTCGAGCGCACGCGGGAGGTCGTCGACGCCCTCTACGAGCGCACCAAAGCCCTCGCCGACACCCATCCCGACATGCAGATCCTGACCGCCGGCAACTACGCCGACGCGGTCTATCTCTACCACCGGATTCGGGAGGACATGCCGGCCCACGCCGATCGGGCTCGAAAACTCCTGTTCGACGACGGCCCCGGTCGAGTGGTCAAGAACGGCGACGCCGGCCCCAAGGTCGTCAACGTCGACCACCGCGGCGACGTCCACCCGAGCATGTTCCTCTCGCAGTACACGCTCGGGAACGTCCGCGAGCGCCGCCTCGACGAGATCCTCGCCGACAGCGACCTTTGGGACGAACTGGCCGAACCGACCGACCACCTGAAGGGGAAATGCGGCCGCTGTCCCTGGAAGGAGGTCTGTGGCGGGAACTCCCGAGCCCGCGCCGCGGCGGTCCACGACGACCTCTGGGCCGAGGATCCCCGGTGTTACCTCACCGAGGCCGAGTACAGCACCGACGAACTGCCGACCGATCACGCGCCACCGGTCGACGCGACCGCAGCGCTCGAGTAG
- the hemA gene encoding glutamyl-tRNA reductase: MHAPDSVPPDARTEPEPSPVAAVPKSVRRLACYRIDHESRSTGELGAVAPDDPLAAARRIAAHDRVTEAVVLSTCNRVEAYLSTRTPADRDAGLDAAREALGDPDGARTETELAVAEHLFRVACGLESAVIGEAHVLGQLRRTFDAALEADLAGGVVTRAADAAVSVGRRCRDETDIDEGTVGYGSATCEAIADAGGVPDRLVVVGAGEMATEVASAAGHRWDCRVDAVNRSAAPQLPTEDGRYWPLEALEAALADADAIVTATGAPNPVVTLETIQGEGVDPGTPVVDLATPPDVAKPVRRSAVQVVALDAIQRRIEAAVAGRRAAVPAVEDAITDAVAAFVDRERENRAEDTLRELHRTAAAVRESELERARDRLASGADAEAVLEDFASALTGSLLGTPTERLRAAARDGDDAVIEATHQLFDLDCEGSE, translated from the coding sequence ATGCACGCCCCCGATTCAGTGCCCCCGGATGCGCGGACCGAGCCCGAGCCGTCGCCTGTCGCGGCGGTACCGAAGAGCGTCCGCCGACTCGCGTGTTACCGGATCGACCACGAGAGCCGCTCGACCGGGGAACTGGGCGCGGTCGCTCCGGACGATCCCCTCGCTGCCGCCCGGCGGATCGCGGCCCACGACCGCGTCACCGAGGCGGTCGTCCTCTCGACGTGCAACCGCGTCGAGGCGTATCTCAGCACGCGGACGCCCGCCGACCGGGACGCAGGGCTCGATGCCGCACGCGAGGCACTGGGCGATCCCGACGGCGCGCGGACCGAGACCGAACTCGCAGTCGCCGAACACCTGTTTCGCGTTGCCTGCGGCCTCGAGAGCGCTGTCATCGGCGAGGCACACGTTCTCGGCCAGCTCCGACGGACGTTCGACGCGGCGCTCGAGGCGGACCTCGCCGGCGGCGTGGTGACCCGGGCCGCGGACGCGGCCGTCTCGGTGGGGCGGCGCTGTCGCGACGAGACCGACATCGACGAGGGGACGGTCGGCTACGGGAGCGCGACCTGCGAGGCCATCGCCGACGCGGGCGGGGTCCCGGATCGGCTCGTCGTCGTCGGTGCCGGCGAGATGGCGACCGAAGTGGCCAGCGCCGCCGGCCACCGCTGGGACTGCCGCGTCGACGCCGTCAACCGCTCGGCCGCGCCCCAACTCCCGACCGAGGATGGTCGGTACTGGCCGCTCGAGGCCCTCGAAGCCGCGCTCGCCGACGCCGACGCGATCGTAACGGCGACGGGCGCACCGAACCCGGTGGTAACGCTCGAGACGATACAGGGGGAGGGGGTCGACCCCGGGACGCCGGTCGTGGATCTGGCGACCCCGCCGGACGTCGCCAAACCCGTCCGCCGATCGGCCGTGCAGGTCGTGGCCCTCGACGCGATCCAGCGTCGGATCGAGGCCGCCGTCGCGGGTCGGCGGGCGGCGGTGCCGGCGGTCGAGGACGCGATCACTGACGCGGTCGCGGCCTTCGTCGATCGGGAACGCGAGAACCGTGCCGAAGACACGCTTCGCGAACTCCACCGGACGGCGGCCGCGGTCCGCGAGAGCGAACTCGAGCGGGCCCGTGACCGGCTCGCGAGCGGGGCCGACGCCGAGGCGGTCCTCGAGGACTTCGCGAGCGCACTGACCGGATCGTTGCTTGGTACGCCGACCGAGCGCCTCCGGGCGGCCGCCCGGGACGGCGACGACGCGGTTATCGAGGCCACCCATCAGCTGTTCGACCTCGACTGCGAGGGGTCGGAGTGA
- a CDS encoding 4Fe-4S dicluster domain-containing protein produces the protein MPETYNPQLGREHSYPYEHREEERDWHWGMIININRCINCNTCSFACKSTWTSGEGEEYMWWMNVETEPYGGYPMGWDMRLLDDLGENETIFEAAEDGETAKGYIAQKEEWEYPALGDDQVHGEYPTGDVVESDLEEEEYHDMWQFYLPRLCNHCKNPACLAACPRKAIYKREEDGIVLLDQERCRGYRKCVKSCPYHKPMYNPETGVSEKPVGCFPRIEEGNVPRCVSSCIGKTRLHGNINRGPDAGHPGGNTSAAAGRSPVNYLAKSDEKIALPLYPQFGTRPQVFYMPPYHVPPEFLTQMFTPNTEDKQNEWPGSTFEESVKIVQDRVRNPSHHTLGILQLFGATTRLIETYTVKEHRVKGWDRKGNKVVDIPFEEEMEVREGEMWTNQP, from the coding sequence ATGCCGGAGACCTACAACCCACAACTCGGCCGCGAGCACAGCTACCCCTACGAACACCGCGAAGAGGAACGCGACTGGCACTGGGGGATGATCATCAACATCAACCGGTGTATCAACTGCAACACCTGCTCCTTTGCCTGCAAGTCCACCTGGACGAGCGGCGAGGGCGAGGAGTACATGTGGTGGATGAACGTCGAGACCGAGCCCTACGGCGGCTACCCGATGGGCTGGGACATGCGCCTGCTCGACGATCTCGGCGAGAACGAGACCATCTTCGAGGCCGCCGAGGACGGCGAGACGGCCAAGGGCTACATCGCCCAGAAGGAAGAATGGGAGTACCCCGCGCTGGGCGACGACCAGGTCCACGGCGAGTACCCCACCGGCGACGTCGTCGAGAGCGACCTCGAGGAAGAGGAGTACCACGACATGTGGCAGTTCTACCTGCCGCGGCTCTGTAACCACTGCAAGAACCCCGCCTGTCTGGCCGCGTGTCCGCGCAAGGCGATCTACAAGCGCGAGGAGGACGGCATCGTCCTGCTCGACCAGGAGCGGTGTCGGGGCTACCGCAAGTGCGTGAAGTCCTGTCCGTACCACAAGCCGATGTACAACCCCGAGACGGGGGTCTCGGAGAAGCCGGTCGGCTGCTTCCCCCGCATCGAGGAGGGCAACGTCCCCCGCTGTGTCTCCTCGTGTATCGGGAAGACGCGCCTGCACGGCAACATAAATCGTGGTCCCGACGCCGGCCACCCAGGCGGAAACACGTCGGCGGCGGCCGGCCGGAGCCCGGTCAACTACCTCGCGAAGAGCGACGAGAAGATCGCGCTCCCGCTGTACCCGCAGTTCGGGACCCGGCCGCAGGTGTTCTACATGCCGCCCTACCACGTGCCGCCGGAGTTCCTCACCCAGATGTTCACGCCCAACACCGAGGACAAGCAAAACGAGTGGCCCGGCAGCACCTTCGAAGAGTCGGTCAAGATCGTTCAGGATCGGGTCCGCAACCCGAGCCACCACACCCTCGGCATCCTCCAACTGTTCGGCGCGACCACCCGCCTCATCGAGACCTACACCGTCAAAGAACACCGCGTGAAGGGGTGGGACCGCAAGGGGAACAAGGTCGTCGACATCCCCTTCGAGGAGGAGATGGAGGTCCGTGAGGGCGAGATGTGGACCAATCAGCCTTAG
- a CDS encoding TorD/DmsD family molecular chaperone — protein MTPNDIPDSEYHAARATLYCGAAAAFTYPSEETVSELLDPAAREGIERAAETVGVTEEATALLEALEETGLEDLQVAYNNLFGLPSDDGTYAVIPYEAHYTTRDEISSEQRRIATVVGLLEEFGLEPSDDFAERQDHVAAELELAQVLAGQRAVALESDEPVAAERVAKAEATVLADHLVEFVPALAHDLRQATDEDAYVAAANLVEELVTYDNGQHPEPTVSAEAASGGEAP, from the coding sequence ATGACACCGAACGACATACCCGATTCCGAGTACCACGCCGCGCGGGCCACCCTCTACTGTGGCGCTGCCGCGGCGTTTACCTATCCGAGCGAGGAGACAGTCAGCGAACTACTCGATCCCGCGGCCCGCGAGGGGATCGAACGCGCCGCCGAGACCGTCGGCGTCACCGAGGAGGCGACCGCACTGCTCGAGGCACTCGAGGAAACGGGCCTCGAGGACCTGCAGGTGGCCTACAACAACCTGTTCGGCCTGCCAAGCGACGACGGCACCTACGCGGTGATCCCCTACGAGGCCCACTACACGACCCGCGACGAGATCAGCAGCGAGCAGCGCCGGATCGCGACCGTCGTCGGGCTGCTAGAGGAGTTCGGCCTCGAACCCAGCGACGACTTCGCCGAGCGACAGGACCACGTCGCCGCCGAACTCGAGTTGGCGCAGGTCCTGGCCGGCCAGCGAGCGGTGGCGCTCGAGTCGGACGAGCCGGTCGCGGCCGAGCGGGTCGCGAAGGCCGAGGCGACGGTGCTTGCCGATCACCTCGTCGAGTTCGTCCCGGCGCTGGCACATGACCTGCGGCAGGCGACCGACGAGGACGCCTACGTCGCCGCGGCGAACCTCGTCGAGGAGCTGGTGACCTACGACAACGGGCAACATCCCGAGCCGACCGTCTCGGCGGAGGCGGCGAGCGGAGGTGAGGCTCCGTGA
- a CDS encoding ethylbenzene dehydrogenase-related protein, which produces MSDRTEIGPISIEHDAARGATKLAAVVLCLVLVVQVAVVAVLTIGPQPMDSVESVPAEPDADAWGDADTETLSLDAQQMATPYGGGSIDEVDVQAVTNDTHVAFRLEWEDPTEDTEINEPNAYSDAAAVMLRSGSEPPIVMGANGDPVNIWYWRSSWQFSDSDPGGDMYSYPHPDDRTKPGQAAGNPLSQASYTRYGQNYYATGYGSLTHAETQPVSANGERTDDGWAVVFQREHDASGEYDAEFEDSEQMYLTYAVWNGSADEANGQKSLSYQYLTLDTDDGTLSAADDESDDGDTDASDGGAVASVTETAGWLASSATNWPAVTLLATVAAWLVSYWRLRQ; this is translated from the coding sequence GTGAGCGACCGCACCGAGATCGGGCCGATCTCGATCGAACACGACGCTGCACGGGGCGCGACGAAGCTGGCCGCGGTCGTGTTGTGTCTCGTGCTGGTCGTTCAGGTCGCGGTCGTCGCAGTCCTAACGATCGGCCCGCAGCCGATGGACTCGGTGGAGTCGGTGCCCGCGGAGCCCGACGCCGACGCGTGGGGCGATGCTGACACCGAGACGCTGTCGCTCGACGCCCAGCAGATGGCGACCCCCTACGGCGGCGGGAGCATCGACGAAGTTGACGTCCAGGCCGTCACGAACGACACGCACGTCGCCTTCCGTCTGGAGTGGGAGGACCCGACCGAGGACACCGAGATCAACGAGCCCAACGCCTACAGCGACGCCGCGGCGGTCATGCTCCGCAGCGGGAGCGAGCCGCCGATCGTCATGGGCGCGAACGGCGACCCGGTCAACATCTGGTACTGGCGCTCGAGCTGGCAGTTCTCGGACTCCGATCCGGGCGGTGACATGTACTCGTACCCGCATCCGGACGACCGGACGAAGCCGGGACAGGCGGCCGGGAACCCGCTCTCGCAGGCGAGCTACACCCGATACGGGCAGAACTACTACGCGACCGGGTACGGCTCGCTGACCCACGCGGAGACCCAGCCCGTCTCGGCCAACGGCGAGCGGACCGACGACGGCTGGGCGGTCGTGTTCCAGCGCGAACACGACGCCAGCGGTGAGTACGACGCCGAGTTCGAGGACAGCGAACAGATGTATCTCACCTACGCCGTCTGGAACGGCAGCGCGGATGAGGCGAACGGCCAGAAGTCGCTGTCGTACCAGTACCTGACGCTGGATACCGACGACGGCACGCTCAGTGCGGCCGACGACGAGAGCGACGACGGCGACACCGACGCGAGCGACGGCGGTGCGGTGGCCAGCGTGACCGAGACGGCCGGCTGGCTTGCCAGTTCCGCGACTAACTGGCCCGCCGTGACGCTGCTCGCGACGGTCGCCGCGTGGCTCGTCAGCTACTGGAGGCTCAGGCAATGA
- a CDS encoding HEAT repeat domain-containing protein has protein sequence MTDYANRSARGRAPDDDEATLRNRLESDRERDRRRGALGLVDLAADGGLAPATVGALAERATGDGSEDVRQFAVEALGLAASSGDAEPAHEAIRAALSDDAEWVRSEAVVAQSRAEPGNEEPLRTALEDDSGWVRRNAVIALSKTGAASQELLIERIKNDPHSGVREYAADYLREYADEVEDAVRILAAVLARDPEAFVRAKAATSLGDLGTDRAEAVLERHGLNDRSDDVRRSAKRALATARGVDPDQIDAGLEEGAAPGGGPGSRREQQGPGPARGPAGSIDGLTQGQRDRR, from the coding sequence ATGACCGACTACGCGAACCGAAGTGCCCGCGGCCGGGCACCCGACGACGACGAGGCAACGCTTCGAAACCGGCTCGAGTCCGACCGGGAACGCGATCGCCGACGCGGGGCGCTCGGGCTGGTCGATCTAGCCGCTGACGGCGGACTGGCACCGGCGACCGTCGGAGCGCTGGCCGAGCGGGCGACCGGTGACGGCTCCGAGGACGTGCGGCAGTTCGCCGTCGAAGCCCTCGGACTCGCCGCCAGTTCGGGCGACGCCGAGCCGGCCCACGAGGCGATCCGGGCGGCGCTTTCCGACGACGCCGAGTGGGTCCGTTCCGAGGCCGTCGTGGCGCAGTCGCGGGCCGAACCGGGCAACGAAGAGCCGCTCCGGACGGCCCTCGAGGACGACAGCGGCTGGGTGCGGCGCAACGCCGTCATCGCCCTCTCGAAGACCGGGGCGGCCTCCCAGGAGCTGTTGATCGAACGGATCAAGAACGATCCCCACTCCGGCGTTCGGGAGTACGCGGCCGACTACCTCCGGGAGTACGCCGACGAGGTCGAAGACGCGGTCCGGATCCTCGCGGCCGTCCTGGCCCGCGATCCGGAGGCGTTCGTCCGCGCCAAGGCCGCGACCAGCCTCGGGGATCTTGGCACCGACCGCGCCGAGGCAGTCCTCGAGCGCCACGGACTGAACGACCGCAGCGACGACGTGCGCCGGTCGGCAAAGCGGGCGCTCGCGACGGCCCGCGGCGTCGACCCCGACCAGATCGACGCCGGACTCGAGGAGGGCGCCGCGCCCGGCGGCGGGCCGGGCTCCCGACGGGAGCAGCAGGGCCCCGGCCCGGCTCGGGGACCGGCCGGCTCGATCGACGGCCTGACACAGGGACAGCGTGATCGACGATGA
- a CDS encoding P-loop NTPase, translating into MAKDDIVPDEVPTDDLAARVREGLRAVDDPDLGTDVLESGLVTDVSAEGGAVRIAADLAGFDEPTAEDVTEAMRRRALSTPGVERATVEGEPTGAADDDIDGAAGVDTVIAVASAKGGVGKTTVSTQLARALAADPDRDVGIFDADLYGPNVPELLDLEGPVSANADGDAEPIEAGDLTAMSVGLIANDEPLAWRGAMAHEAVSELFEDTAWGELDTLVVDLPPGTGDIVLTALQSLPIDGAVLVSTPHPTSVGDTSRSATLFEENGVPLLGTVVNMRGFSCECGREHDLFPEADVEAALDQPVLCDFPFDERVREFDDDVPPEACELAAAVDERLEAVGDLSVPDHALDLRGLPKRIRHEQATEEFRATEPGETFYLINDHDPSPLANELVSAVDREGAPGDAFAEYQVRRQAPDEWVMAVAR; encoded by the coding sequence ATGGCAAAAGACGATATCGTTCCCGACGAGGTACCGACCGACGACCTCGCGGCCCGCGTCCGCGAGGGACTGCGCGCCGTCGACGACCCCGATCTGGGGACCGACGTCCTCGAGTCCGGGCTGGTGACCGACGTCTCGGCCGAGGGCGGGGCCGTCCGGATCGCCGCCGATCTCGCGGGGTTCGACGAGCCGACGGCCGAGGACGTGACCGAGGCAATGCGCCGGCGGGCGCTGTCGACGCCCGGCGTCGAGCGGGCGACGGTCGAGGGCGAGCCGACTGGCGCGGCAGACGACGACATCGACGGCGCGGCCGGCGTCGACACCGTAATCGCCGTCGCCAGCGCCAAAGGCGGCGTCGGCAAGACGACGGTCTCGACCCAGCTCGCCCGGGCACTGGCCGCCGATCCTGACCGCGACGTCGGCATCTTCGACGCCGACCTTTACGGGCCGAACGTCCCGGAACTGCTGGACCTCGAGGGGCCGGTGTCGGCCAACGCGGACGGCGACGCCGAGCCGATCGAGGCCGGTGACCTCACCGCGATGAGCGTCGGCCTGATCGCCAACGACGAGCCGCTGGCCTGGCGGGGCGCGATGGCCCACGAAGCCGTCAGCGAACTGTTCGAAGACACCGCGTGGGGTGAGCTGGATACGCTAGTCGTCGACCTGCCGCCGGGGACCGGCGACATCGTCCTGACGGCGCTGCAGTCGCTGCCGATCGACGGCGCAGTGCTTGTGAGTACGCCACATCCGACGAGCGTCGGCGACACGTCCCGCAGCGCCACGCTGTTCGAGGAGAACGGCGTCCCGCTGCTGGGCACGGTCGTCAACATGCGCGGGTTCAGCTGCGAGTGTGGCCGCGAACACGACCTCTTCCCCGAGGCCGACGTCGAGGCGGCACTCGACCAGCCCGTGCTGTGTGACTTCCCCTTCGACGAGCGGGTCCGCGAGTTCGACGACGACGTGCCACCAGAGGCCTGCGAGTTGGCCGCGGCCGTCGACGAGCGACTCGAGGCGGTCGGGGACCTCTCTGTGCCCGACCACGCGCTGGACCTGCGCGGACTGCCAAAGCGGATCCGCCACGAGCAGGCCACCGAGGAGTTCCGCGCGACCGAGCCGGGCGAGACGTTCTACCTGATCAACGACCACGACCCGTCGCCGCTTGCCAACGAACTCGTCTCGGCGGTCGACCGGGAGGGCGCGCCCGGCGACGCCTTCGCGGAGTATCAGGTCCGCAGGCAGGCACCCGACGAGTGGGTGATGGCCGTCGCCCGGTAG